In a single window of the Sediminicoccus sp. KRV36 genome:
- the ubiA gene encoding 4-hydroxybenzoate octaprenyltransferase has protein sequence MRRCAVLHAAMQDSTGYTDIRAEGWVARLPPGWRPYALLMRADRPIGSWLLFLPGLWGIALQATGWLPGIWLTLLFFVGAVVMRGAGCVVNDLWDRDIDRQVERTRGRPLASGAVSARQAVAFLAALCGIGLLILLQLKAAAIWLGVLSLVPILIYPLAKRVTDYPQLVLGFTFGWGALMGPVAASGSLSWAMLALYAATIFWILGYDTIYAHQDREDDAMVGIRSTALKFGARTRPFLAACYAATLLLLALTGWLSGLNGWFILALAMPGAVLAHQIRALDIHDPGQCLALFKLNREVGLLAALAILIGRM, from the coding sequence ATGCGCCGATGTGCCGTGCTGCATGCCGCGATGCAAGACAGCACGGGATATACCGACATCCGGGCCGAGGGCTGGGTGGCCAGGCTGCCGCCCGGCTGGCGCCCCTATGCGCTGCTGATGCGGGCCGACCGGCCCATCGGCTCCTGGCTGTTGTTCCTCCCCGGCCTCTGGGGCATTGCCTTGCAGGCCACGGGCTGGCTACCGGGCATCTGGCTGACCCTGCTGTTCTTCGTGGGCGCCGTGGTGATGCGTGGTGCGGGCTGCGTCGTGAATGACCTCTGGGACCGCGATATTGACCGCCAGGTGGAGCGCACGCGGGGGCGCCCGCTGGCTTCCGGCGCGGTTTCAGCGCGCCAGGCGGTGGCCTTCCTGGCCGCCCTCTGCGGGATTGGCCTGCTGATCTTGCTGCAGCTGAAGGCGGCGGCGATCTGGCTTGGCGTGCTCTCGCTGGTGCCCATCCTGATCTACCCGTTGGCCAAGCGCGTCACGGATTACCCGCAGCTGGTGCTGGGTTTCACCTTTGGCTGGGGTGCCCTGATGGGTCCCGTGGCGGCGAGCGGTTCGCTCAGCTGGGCCATGCTGGCGCTTTATGCCGCAACGATCTTCTGGATCCTCGGCTATGACACGATCTATGCGCATCAGGACCGCGAGGATGATGCGATGGTGGGCATCCGCTCCACCGCGCTGAAATTCGGCGCGCGCACCCGGCCCTTCCTCGCCGCCTGCTATGCGGCGACCTTGTTGCTTCTGGCACTGACCGGCTGGCTTTCGGGGCTGAATGGCTGGTTCATCCTGGCGCTGGCCATGCCCGGCGCCGTGCTGGCCCATCAAATCCGGGCGCTGGACATCCATGATCCGGGCCAATGCCTCGCGCTGTTCAAGCTGAACCGCGAGGTTGGCCTGCTGGCGGCGCTGGCCATCCTGATCGGGCGGATGTGA
- a CDS encoding 50S ribosomal protein L11 methyltransferase has protein sequence MTQAEAFIRAQTAIAEAPLLPGLRLHLATEITPIWQASEAFLQQHGMEPPFWAFAWPGGQALGRAIRDAPALVRGKRVLDFAAGCGIAAIIAAQCGASLVEASEIDPLAVAAIGMNAALNGVSVLASGADMVGSACRWDVILAGDVCYEAPMVAHILPWLRAMAAAGAEVLIADPGRAYLPREGMAALSTHAVPTSLELEDRMERLVTIARLLPF, from the coding sequence GTGACGCAGGCCGAGGCCTTCATCCGCGCGCAGACCGCCATCGCCGAAGCGCCGCTTTTGCCCGGGCTGCGCCTGCATCTGGCAACCGAAATCACCCCCATCTGGCAAGCGAGCGAGGCGTTTCTCCAGCAACATGGCATGGAGCCACCCTTCTGGGCCTTCGCCTGGCCCGGCGGCCAGGCGCTGGGTCGGGCCATCCGCGATGCGCCCGCCCTGGTGCGCGGCAAGCGCGTGCTGGATTTCGCGGCCGGCTGCGGTATCGCCGCCATCATCGCGGCGCAATGCGGCGCATCCCTGGTCGAGGCCTCGGAGATTGACCCGCTGGCCGTGGCGGCGATCGGCATGAATGCGGCGCTGAACGGGGTTTCGGTGCTGGCATCAGGGGCCGATATGGTCGGCAGCGCCTGCCGCTGGGATGTGATCCTGGCCGGGGATGTCTGCTACGAGGCGCCGATGGTCGCGCATATCCTGCCCTGGTTGCGGGCCATGGCGGCAGCGGGGGCGGAGGTGCTGATCGCCGATCCCGGCCGGGCTTACCTGCCGCGGGAAGGGATGGCGGCGCTCTCCACCCACGCGGTGCCGACCTCGCTGGAATTGGAGGACCGGATGGAGCGGCTGGTCACCATCGCCCGATTGCTGCCTTTTTGA
- a CDS encoding type IV secretion protein Rhs has protein sequence MWPAFLAALLLTIPAEAQTKRDYDAQGRATGRSEMSGDTQRQYDAQGRSVGRSEFRGDTRRDYDAQGRTVGRSERSGDTIRQYDASGRSAGRSEISGSTTRHYDSSGRSTGRSEVSGDTIRHYDAQGRMTGQTRR, from the coding sequence ATGTGGCCCGCATTTCTCGCAGCCTTGCTGCTCACCATCCCTGCCGAAGCCCAGACCAAGCGCGACTATGACGCGCAAGGCCGCGCGACCGGCCGCTCGGAGATGAGCGGCGATACGCAGCGGCAATATGACGCCCAGGGGCGCTCGGTCGGGCGCAGCGAGTTCCGTGGCGATACGCGCCGCGACTATGACGCGCAGGGCCGCACGGTTGGGCGCAGCGAACGCAGCGGCGACACGATCCGCCAATATGACGCGTCAGGCCGTTCGGCCGGCCGCAGCGAAATCAGCGGCAGCACCACGCGGCACTATGATTCCTCCGGCCGTTCGACCGGGCGCTCGGAGGTGAGTGGCGACACCATTCGCCATTACGACGCCCAGGGCCGCATGACAGGGCAGACCCGCCGATAG
- a CDS encoding MaoC family dehydratase has translation MDGYFFEDLTLGQTASFGKTITEADILLFAGVSGDTNPVHINAEVAAASMFKERIAHGMLSASLISTVLGTRLPGAGTIYLGQNLKFRAPVKIGETVTATVTVTALDPAKKRVTLSTVCAVAGKPVIEGEATVMVPSRA, from the coding sequence ATGGATGGCTATTTCTTCGAGGATCTGACGCTCGGCCAGACCGCCAGCTTCGGAAAGACCATTACGGAGGCCGATATCCTGCTCTTCGCGGGCGTCTCCGGCGATACCAACCCGGTGCATATCAACGCCGAAGTCGCCGCCGCCTCCATGTTCAAGGAGCGGATCGCCCATGGCATGCTCTCGGCCAGCCTGATCTCCACCGTGCTGGGCACGCGCCTGCCGGGGGCCGGGACCATCTATCTCGGCCAGAACCTGAAGTTCCGCGCGCCGGTGAAGATCGGCGAGACGGTGACAGCCACGGTGACCGTCACGGCGCTGGACCCCGCCAAGAAGCGCGTCACGCTCAGCACGGTCTGCGCGGTTGCGGGCAAGCCGGTGATTGAGGGCGAAGCGACCGTGATGGTGCCCTCCCGCGCATGA
- a CDS encoding TIGR00730 family Rossman fold protein → MKRVCVFCGAQPGFDPVHAGLAGALGRAIAARGLGLVYGGGKVGLMGIVADAAIKAGAEVIGVIPEALMDRELGHGGVTELRVVPSMHVRKAMMNDLSDGFVVLPGGIGTLEESVEIQSWAQLGIHSKGLVYLDVDDYWAPFFALLDRMSGAGFVRPQHAGLALRAASPEAALDALAQWVPPGVTRWMTQTEA, encoded by the coding sequence ATGAAGCGGGTCTGTGTGTTTTGCGGTGCGCAGCCGGGGTTTGATCCGGTGCATGCGGGGCTGGCGGGTGCACTTGGCCGCGCCATCGCGGCGCGCGGACTGGGCCTGGTCTATGGCGGCGGCAAGGTCGGCCTGATGGGGATCGTGGCCGATGCCGCCATCAAGGCCGGCGCCGAGGTCATCGGCGTCATTCCCGAAGCGCTGATGGACCGCGAGCTGGGCCATGGGGGCGTCACGGAATTGCGCGTCGTGCCCTCCATGCATGTCCGCAAGGCCATGATGAATGATCTCTCCGATGGCTTCGTCGTCCTCCCGGGCGGGATCGGCACGCTGGAGGAATCGGTCGAGATCCAGTCCTGGGCGCAGCTTGGCATTCACAGCAAGGGGCTGGTCTACCTGGATGTGGATGACTACTGGGCGCCCTTCTTCGCCCTGCTCGACCGCATGTCGGGGGCGGGTTTCGTCAGGCCGCAGCATGCGGGCCTCGCGTTGCGCGCGGCCAGCCCCGAGGCCGCGCTGGATGCGCTGGCCCAATGGGTCCCGCCCGGCGTGACGCGCTGGATGACGCAGACCGAGGCATGA
- a CDS encoding bifunctional riboflavin kinase/FAD synthetase — translation MILTDWHGVPETARGATLALGNLDGVHLGHVAVLAAAHQARPDLPLGALTFEPHPREHFRPDDPPFRLTLLPAKAAALAAAGAQHVVALPFGTELAAMSAADFVEIVLHGALGARHLACGPDFAFGHRRGGDVKFLRQAAEALGIGLSIVPHLADAEGAISSTRIRRLLQDGYPERAAALLGRSFAITGPVTHGDARGRTIGFPTANIPLGRHLEPARGVYAVRATLPDGRVVPGVANLGRRPTLGGDPISRLEAHLFDFAEDLYGQEVSVALVAFIREERKFTDFPALVAQIRMDAAQARTLLAV, via the coding sequence ATGATCCTCACCGATTGGCATGGCGTGCCCGAGACCGCGCGCGGGGCCACATTGGCGCTTGGCAACCTAGATGGCGTGCATCTGGGCCATGTGGCGGTGCTGGCCGCGGCGCATCAGGCGCGGCCAGACCTGCCGCTCGGCGCGCTGACCTTCGAGCCGCATCCGCGCGAACATTTCCGGCCGGATGATCCGCCCTTCCGGCTGACCCTGCTGCCGGCCAAGGCCGCAGCCCTGGCAGCCGCTGGCGCGCAGCATGTGGTGGCCCTGCCCTTCGGCACCGAACTCGCCGCCATGTCCGCCGCGGATTTCGTTGAGATCGTGCTGCATGGCGCGCTGGGGGCCAGGCACCTGGCCTGCGGGCCGGATTTCGCCTTCGGCCACCGGCGCGGCGGGGATGTGAAATTCCTCCGCCAGGCGGCCGAGGCGCTGGGCATCGGCCTCTCCATCGTGCCGCATCTGGCCGATGCGGAGGGCGCCATCAGCTCCACCCGCATCCGCCGCCTGTTGCAGGATGGCTATCCGGAGCGGGCGGCCGCATTGCTGGGCCGCAGCTTCGCCATCACCGGCCCCGTCACGCATGGCGATGCGCGCGGGCGGACCATCGGGTTTCCCACGGCCAATATCCCGCTCGGCCGGCATCTGGAGCCGGCGCGTGGGGTTTACGCCGTGCGGGCGACCCTGCCGGATGGGCGGGTGGTGCCTGGTGTCGCCAATCTGGGCCGGCGGCCGACGCTGGGGGGCGATCCGATCTCCCGGCTGGAGGCGCATCTCTTTGATTTCGCCGAGGATCTTTACGGCCAGGAGGTCAGTGTCGCGCTGGTCGCCTTTATCCGCGAGGAGCGGAAATTCACGGATTTCCCGGC